TCacactcagcaataaaactggaggTTAATCTTTCCAAGGTAGCTGTTGCTTAGAGACTGGCTAGGCATCAGTCTGCCTCTGGGAAGtggtgattgcctttgcatcacttgcgTTCCCCCCCCCTTCACTTATCCACAGATGTCTTACCTTGTTCTAAGAGCCACCCAAGCAGCATCAATGTCAGCATACAGATTCTTCTCTGTTGGCTTCCCAGAACTTGCACCATATCCAGAATAATCATATGAGAATATGTTGCAATTAATCCGTGAACCCAGTCCTATATAAAAGCTGCTCATCTGACCTAGGTCAACAGCATTTCCATGTGAGAAGAGCAAAGTATACTTGGCATTAAGCGAGCAACGCACAAACATACAGGCAATCCTGTTACCTTTACTTGTTCTAGTCATGAAACACTCGATGGCATCTTTTTCTCTAGAAGAATACTGCCAGTCTGCTCGCTCTGAGAGATGTAGAGTCCAGCAACTACCACTCTCATCGCAAATCAGTGTGTACGTAGGATCAGGAGGTAAGAATGCCAGTTTGGAAGCAATTTTCCCTGGGCATGGTGGACAACAGAACAGACAACACAGTTCACTAAAGGAAAGATTATTCATCTTCTAGTCTGAAATAGGAAGAGAGAATGGTATCAGTTTCTAGTTATAATCCCATATTAAAAAAGCCTCATGAAAAATACAAACTTCATCTCTCCAGTAAATAAGCAATTTCCATGGAAGCatttaacaaaacatttacaTATATAATCAAATTTCTATAGAATAGTTTATTTGATATTAACTGCTTTAAAATGAGCATGCTATAAAAAACAGTAATAACTACAGCCCTGCCAGATGttaaagctaaaaaaaccacacccaaacCATgccacaaaccaaaacaaaaatatttttacccaGAACAATAACAAGCATGAGTTTTAGAGTTTCTTTTGAGGAAACAgagtcccccccccccttaaggcAATAACAGAAGTGTTCACTTCCTTGACAAATATACATGTCAAAGAACAATTAGAATATGTTATAGCATTTGCAGGGTAATAAGGCAATGAAGAGctctgcagccaaaaaaaaaaaaatcactacaatGTTTCCCAGCTATAGAGAAAGTATGGCAAGTATAAGTTATGGGCCCCTGTAAGCACTATCAGCAGTAGGAAATGTGCATGAAGGTTAAGACTTAAGCAAAATGAGATGCTTTACTGGCCTACAGAGCACTATAGACCTTCAGTACACTGAAATCTAGACATAAACTCTTCCCACGCTGGCTTACATCAATGTTTTCAAGCCCTCCAAAAATTAACCAAGGTTTCCTGTCTTGCAAGTAGGAATTGGAATTACGTTGATATTATCCATTTTAGTGATAAGACTATTTTTATACTATGCTTTAACAAAAACATCCCAAACCCAAATGCTCTAACGCAGATATTCTGCAAATCAATATAAGCCACACTACCTATTCAAACTATTGGTTAATAGAACggggaagaaaaaccaaaacaataactGCACATACACCTGAAGCAAGCTAGGTAAAGATACAGCTGCCTTGACAAACAGGTACTTTGTCCTCTTAATTTACAAGAGAGGTGGGCGCAGGGGGATATTCTTTGTCAAcaatatcccccccccccaagaggaGGGGTGATGAAATCTGCCTAGAGCCATGCTGGCCACACCAGTGCagctaaaaataagcatttacaCTACTTTCATGATGCTAAGGCGTGTCAACTTAAACAGCTTTTTCCATCCCAACTCTATCCACAGGTCTCAAGTTCAGTTCTTACCAGGTCATGCAAATAGAAACGCTCTTATAGTTTCATGCACCACCTTCAATGCTAGATTCAAGTTTACAGTCAGGAACAAAACAAGCTAACCTCTGATATCCATAGTCCCATGCCATTTTAGAAATACCCATGTAatccaacaacaacaaccaccttACTTCTAACTATACATGGTGGGTtaacctggagcacctcctccctctccttcactGATCTTGGTATCTGCAGGATTGTTTTTCtcgcattcccccccccccccttctctctcacaactgctgcacagcagtttgtttttttttgtttagttgttttttttttaccctttcttaaatacattatcacagaggcaccaccagctttgctgatcagctttggccagcagtgggtctgtttcAGAGGTGCCTGGTGGCAGCCCCTTACCTCTTTTctcagaggccacccctgcagcctccccactaTTAAAActttgccacataaacccaatacactaTAACACTTGACAATATTGAGAACTGATCTCAAAATCAATCCTCTAACTTGTATAGAAGCATAGTTTTCATGCCTGAAtgcatttccaattttttttttttttaaaaactccatTAGGCACCGCTGCAGGAACTGTTGAATACAAATCACAGAACAGTTAACCTTATTTTTGGATGTATGAGTAGCCTCTTtctaaaaat
The DNA window shown above is from Aptenodytes patagonicus chromosome W, bAptPat1.pri.cur, whole genome shotgun sequence and carries:
- the LOC143172118 gene encoding alpha/beta hydrolase domain-containing protein 17B-like gives rise to the protein MNNLSFSELCCLFCCPPCPGKIASKLAFLPPDPTYTLICDESGSCWTLHLSERADWQYSSREKDAIECFMTRTSKGNRIACMFVRCSLNAKYTLLFSHGNAVDLGQMSSFYIGLGSRINCNIFSYDYSGYGASSGKPTEKNLYADIDAAWVALRTRYGIRPENVIIYGQSIGTVPSVDLAARYESAAVILHSPLTSGMRVAFPDTKTTYCFDAFPNIDKISKITSPVLIIHGTEDEVIDFSHGLALFERCQRPVEPLWVEGAGHNDVELYGQYLERLKQFVSQELVNL